A stretch of Lathyrus oleraceus cultivar Zhongwan6 chromosome 6, CAAS_Psat_ZW6_1.0, whole genome shotgun sequence DNA encodes these proteins:
- the LOC127091319 gene encoding cysteine-rich receptor-like protein kinase 10, producing MLSSRCLLFLLVPLFFTVNSEADDQLIFRYHKCNNDLGNYTGGSAYQNNLASVLKDIYSNREIDYGFYNFSKGEEEPDIVYAIGFCRGDIHPNDCRDCLKTSAVLLTDRCRIQKEAIGYYDICTLRYSNTSIFGVMDTNTGQYYNIESKTVVDDAFNQTLNGLLDELKSAAAEGDSRKKFDEKNVKVNESNSNNETIYGMVQCTPDLTKSNCTKCLNLAYGDLSRWCPEMKGCLYLGPSCSVRYDIVPFSQSIVTDSPAPQPSPQTSSINSATNTITSTTTTTKGKRRKTRTAVAIVLAIVVAGIVVVGGCIYFGRRKPRAEYMAEIEVQETYEDEDEVKAGNDLKVGDLLQFDFETIKLATSNFSDANALGQGGFGTVYKGTLDGHDVAIKRLANTSKQGETEFKNEVLLTGKLQHRNLVKLLGFCLHRGERLLIYEFVPNKSLDYIIFDPIKRANLNWERRFKIIKDIARGLLYLHEDSRLQIVHRDLKTSNILLDDEMNPKITDFGIARLFAAKQTHGMTSTIIGTYGYMAPEYIKHGEFSIKSDVFSFGVIILEIVCGRRNTKIRDGENIKDLLDNAWENWKTGTSLDIVDPMLEQGFNKNEKMRCIHVGLLCVQEEVDVRPSMSSVLLMLSSTSFPLPEPSEPPFLMQPKKALSISLSDQYSGPTMSSDSGSGSQFTQGSTTKSSVTVTDQ from the exons ATGCTTTCTTCGCGTTGCCTTCTGTTTTTACTTGTTCCTCTGTTTTTCACAGTAAATTCTGAAGCCGACGACCAACTAATTTTCCGCTACCACAAATGTAACAATGATCTCGGAAACTACACCGGCGGTAGCGCCTATCAAAACAACCTTGCCTCCGTTCTAAAAGATATTTATTCCAACAGAGAAATAGACTACGGATTCTACAATTTCTCTAAAGGCGAAGAAGAACCTGACATAGTATACGCAATCGGATTCTGCAGAGGTGACATTCATCCAAACGATTGCCGTGACTGCTTGAAAACCTCGGCAGTACTTCTCACAGATCGGTGCAGAATACAGAAAGAGGCAATAGGTTACTACGACATATGCACCTTACGCTATTCGAACACATCAATTTTTGGTGTCATGGATACTAATACCGGTCAATATTACAACATCGAAAGCAAAACAGTGGTGGATGATGCGTTTAATCAAACACTTAATGGCTTGTTAGATGAACTTAAAAGCGCAGCAGCGGAAGGTGATTCGCGTAAGAAGTTCGATGAAAAGAATGTTAAAGTAAATGAATCGAATTCTAATAATGAGACTATATATGGTATGGTTCAGTGTACGCCAGATTTAACAAAATCAAATTGTACTAAATGTTTGAATTTAGCTTACGGTGATCTTTCAAGGTGGTGTCCAGAAATGAAAGGCTGTTTGTATCTTGGACCAAGTTGTTCAGTTAGATATGATATAGTTCCGTTTTCTCAGTCCATAGTTACAGATTCACCCGCACCACAACCTTCTCCTCAAACCTCCTCGATTAACTCTGCCACTAACACTATCACTTCTACTACCACCACCACTAAAG GAAAGAGGAGGAAAACAAGAACTGCTGTCGCTATCGTTTTAGCAATTGTTGTAGCTGGCATAGTGGTAGTTGGTGGATGTATTTATTTTGGAAGGAGAAAGCCAAGAGCCGAGTATATGGCTGAAATTGAAG TCCAAGAGACAtatgaagatgaagatgaagttAAAGCTGGCAATGATCTGAAAGTTGGTGATTTGTTGCAATTTGACTTTGAAACCATCAAATTAGCTACAAGCAACTTTTCTGATGCAAATGCGCTTGGTCAAGGTGGATTTGGAACTGTTTATAAG GGTACACTTGATGGACATGATGTTGCTATCAAAAGGTTGGCTAACACTTCCAAGCAAGGAGAAAcagaattcaagaatgaagttTTACTTACAGGGAAGCTTCAACATCGAAATTTAGTTAAACTATTAGGGTTTTGTTTACATAGAGGAGAAAGATTGCTAATATACGAGTTTGTCCCCAATAAAAGTCTCGACTATATCATATTTG ATCCAATCAAACGGGCGAATTTAAATTGGGAAAGACGCTTCAAAATCATTAAAGATATTGCTCGTGGTCTTCTCTATCTTCATGAAGATTCTCGACTACAGATTGTTCACCGTGATCTCAAAACAAGTAATATTCTTCTGGATGAtgaaatgaatccaaaaattaCAGACTTTGGCATTGCAAGATTGTTTGCCGCCAAACAAACACATGGCATGACAAGTACGATTATTGGAACATA TGGATACATGGCTCCAGAATATATTAAACATGGAGAATTCTCGATCAAATCAGATGTATTCAGTTTTGGTGTGATTATTTTGGAAATTGTCTGCGGTCGGAGAAACACTAAGATTCGTGACGGGGAGAATATAAAAGATCTGTTAGACAAT GCATGGGAAAATTGGAAGACAGGGACAAGTTTAGATATTGTAGATCCAATGTTAGAGCAAGGTTTTAATAAGAATGAAAAAATGAGATGCATTCATGTTGGATTACTGTGTGTTCAAGAAGAAGTAGATGTGAGACCAAGTATGAGTTCTGTTTTACTAATGCTTAGTAGCACATCTTTTCCACTTCCAGAACCTTCAGAACCTCCATTTTTAATGCAACCCAAAAAGGCATTATCTATATCATTAAGTGACCAATATTCAGGTCCCACAATGTCAAGTGATTCAGGATCAGGAAGTCAATTTACTCAAGGATCAACAACTAAGTCCTCAGTTACAGTTACAGATCAATAA
- the LOC127091321 gene encoding cysteine-rich receptor-like protein kinase 10, which produces MFSLQDQQENNQKKETQSNLTNNNFKLFLLLSEMFLLFFLFLWLTSITSTTSLSPTFNDIYCPNNTTFQSNNNTIFKTNLNVLLSSLVTNATLGGADFYSTFMGLGTTNVVNGVFLCRGDVNSTVCQNCVTTAATDITRLCPNKTESIIWFDECMLRYTNRYFSPTSIVPGANLKDDKNITTSKLDTFNGMLLSFLDRLAREASNSQTAKQFATGEDKFNLSISSSSVYGLAQCVPGLTNVQCEECLVNASRTLLTCCEGKQGARALLAWCNIRYDFYKFYNATDDSSSLPPPSSGKNRSGSKTRTVLIVVLVTGSTILFCLGCYFLIRRSAWKKYKTLLKENFGDESAALQSLQYNLTTIEAATKKFSSENKIGRGGFGEVYKGTLIDGRQIAVKKLSQSSGQGGVEFINEVLLIAKLQHRNLVTLIGFCLEDHEKMLIYEYVPNKSLDYFLFDRHKARLLHWFERYKIIEGIAHGIHYLHNHSRLKIIHRDLKPSNVLLDDNMNPKISDFGMARMVALDQDRGSTNRVVGTYGYMSQEYAMHGQFSEKSDVFSFGVIILEIVSSKKNARSLLSDNTDDLLSHAWKQWRDQTPLELVDQDIKESCNHSEVIKCIQIGLLCIQEKPDNRPTMATVVSYLTSPSAELPFPREPTESMHSGILQNVVVGGLSSTSISTFNEITSSVSSAFSASA; this is translated from the exons ATGTTCAGCCTCCAAGATCAACAAGAGAACAATCAAAAGAAAGAGACACAATCAAACTTAACCAACAATAACTTCAAACTCTTTCTGCTCCTATCTGAAATGTTTCTGCTCTTCTTTCTGTTTTTATGGCTTACCTCAATAACTTCAACAACTTCATTGTCTCCAACTTTCAATGATATTTACTGTCCAAACAACACAACCTTCCAATCCAACAACAACACAATATTCAAAACAAACCTCAATGTCCTACTCTCCTCTCTCGTCACCAACGCCACGCTAGGCGGCGCTGATTTCTATTCAACCTTCATGGGATTGGGAACAACCAACGTTGTCAACGGTGTCTTCCTCTGCCGCGGTGACGTCAACTCCACCGTGTGTCAGAATTGTGTAACCACTGCAGCTACAGATATAACACGCCTCTGTCCTAACAAAACAGAGTCAATTATATGGTTTGATGAATGCATGCTGCGTTACACTAACCGTTATTTTAGCCCCACCAGTATCGTCCCAGGAGCGAATTTGAAAGATGACAAGAACATAACTACCTCGAAATTGGATACCTTTAATGGAATGTTGCTAAGTTTCTTGGATAGGTTGGCTAGAGAAGCTTCGAATTCTCAGACAGCGAAGCAATTCGCGACTGGTGAAGATAAATTCAACTTAAGCATAAGCAGCTCTTCGGTTTATGGATTGGCGCAGTGTGTCCCGGGATTGACGAATGTTCAGTGTGAGGAGTGTTTGGTAAACGCGTCGAGAACTCTTCTGACATGTTGTGAAGGAAAACAAGGTGCTAGAGCTCTTCTAGCATGGTGTAATATCAGATATGATTTCTACAAGTTTTACAATGCAACCGATGATTCATCTTCGCTTCCTCCTCCTTCTTCTG GAAAGAACAGGTCCGGGTCAAAAACAAGAACGGTCTTGATTGTTGTTCTTGTTACCGGGTCAACAATTCTGTTTTGTCTAGGCTGCTATTTCCTCATCAGAAGATCAGCTTGGAAGAAATATAAAACCCTTTTGAAAGAAAATT TTGGTGATGAAAGTGCGGCATTACAGTCACTACAGTATAATTTAACAACCATTGAAGCAGCCACAAAGAAATTTTCATCAGAGAATAAAATAGGCAGGGGAGGATTTGGAGAGGTTTACAAG GGTACTCTTATAGATGGAAGACAAATTGCGGTGAAAAAATTATCTCAGAGTTCAGGACAAGGTGGAGTAGAGTTCATAAATGAGGTTTTACTAATAGCGAAACTTCAACATAGAAATTTGGTAACCTTAATAGGTTTTTGTTTGGAAGACCACGAGAAAATGCTCATTTACGAATACGTGCCCAACAAAAGTCTGGATTACTTTTTATTTG ATCGCCACAAGGCTAGATTATTACACTGGTTTGAACGTTATAAGATCATCGAAGGAATTGCACATGGAATACATTATCTGCACAACCATTCAAGATTGAAGATTATTCATCGTGATCTCAAACCTAGTAATGTGTTGTTAGATGACAATATGAATCCTAAAATATCTGATTTTGGCATGGCACGAATGGTGGCTCTAGATCAAGATCGAGGAAGTACAAACAGAGTTGTTGGAACATA TGGCTATATGTCTCAAGAATATGCAATGCATGGACAATTTTCAGAAAAATCAGACGTCTTCAGTTTTGGAGTCATAATTTTGGAGATAGTTAGTTCAAAAAAGAACGCCCGTTCTCTTTTATCGGATAACACCGATGACCTCTTGAGTCAT GCTTGGAAACAATGGAGGGATCAAACACCATTAGAACTAGTAGACCAAGATATAAAAGAATCATGCAACCATAGTGAAGTGATTAAGTGTATTCAAATTGGTTTATTATGCATTCAAGAGAAACCTGATAATAGACCTACAATGGCAACAGTTGTTTCGTATCTCACCAGCCCTTCAGCGGAGTTGCCATTTCCAAGAGAGCCGACAGAGTCCATGCACAGTGGAATACTGCAAAATGTAGTAGTAGGGGGGTTGAGTTCGACTTCTATATCGACATTCAATGAAATAACTTCATCAGTAAGTTCTGCATTCTCTGCCAGTGCTTAG